In Oreochromis niloticus isolate F11D_XX linkage group LG12, O_niloticus_UMD_NMBU, whole genome shotgun sequence, the DNA window ATGTCATTTAAAGAATGAATTCCTTTTCTTTGTTGTATTAACACACCCTAACAAAATTACTTTCATTCAACGCTCCACTAGGCTTTGCAGTATGGCTGGCTCGACTTCTCTAACTTTGACGTGGAAGAATATGAGCACTATGAGAGAGCAGAAAATGGAGACTTGAACTGGATCATTCCAGGAAAGTTCCTTGCATTCAGTGGGCCGCATCCAAAAAGCAAAATAGAGAATGGTAATTAAAGTACATTACAGAACTATGTCTCACCACATTTTAACACATCCTGAACTCACAAGAATGTTTTCCTTTCTTATTTTAGGGTACCCTTTGCACGCTCCTGAGGCCTACATCCCATACTTCAGGAAGCACAACATCACTACCATCATCAGACTCAACAAGAAGATGTATGATGCCCGACGTTTTACAGACTCTGGGTTTGAACATCAGGACCTGTTCTTTGTGGATGGAAGCACACCGAATGATTCTATTGTTAGGAAGTTTCTCAACATCTGTGAGAACGCTGAAGGAGCCATTGCAGTCCACTGTAAAGGTAGGTTTTCTGGTGCAAGACACACTTGTAGCTACATAAACCTTGCTCAATTTTCTGTTTATGGCACAATTTCATGCCACactacttttcttttgttttagctGGGCTAGGGAGGACTGGTACTCTGATTGCCTGCTATATGATGAAACATTACCGCCTAACTGCAGCAGAGGCCATCGCTTGGATACGGATCTGCCGACCAGGGTCCATCATTGGACCTCAGCAGAACTTTGTTGAAGAGTAGGTGTTCACTAGAGCAGGACTttcaaaatgtcacattttaaaaaatctttaaatactttaaaaaatttgTATTGATAAATATCTGAGATTAAACTAGATAAATTAACCACAGTTGACGTTTTATAGCTGTGGTTTGAAACAACACTGTTTCAGGCCTTTAGGAAACAGATTATTAGATGATGAAAAATCTTAAAGTCATGTGATTTTTGGTTTGGCAAGAAAATCATTGTGTGGTTTGTGTATCAGGAAGCAGAACAGTTTGTGGGCAGAAGGAGATGTTTTCCGCGAGAAGATGCTGAATGAACGTGAGAATGGTAAGATGGCTGTAACCAGGATCCTATCTGGAGTGGATGACATAACCATCAATGGGAGCAACAAGAACAGAGGATCCAAGAAAGAAGAGATGGAAATGGTGAGTTTGAAACTAaagtctaaagtctttcattcTAATAAGTCATTCTGCtcattatttttc includes these proteins:
- the cdc14b gene encoding dual specificity protein phosphatase CDC14B isoform X10 — encoded protein: MKRKSERRRAESRKKRCAAHSSSEAEPNSDIYIEITDQLYFAILQQKIKSTAERHCFCIDEELAYENFYADFGPLNLAMFYRFCCKLTKKLKSITLSRRKIIFYTCGDQKKQANAAYLIGSYAVMHLNMLPEEAYSLLVSRNSSYIPFRDASFGTCMYNLNILDCLRGVHKALQYGWLDFSNFDVEEYEHYERAENGDLNWIIPGKFLAFSGPHPKSKIENGYPLHAPEAYIPYFRKHNITTIIRLNKKMYDARRFTDSGFEHQDLFFVDGSTPNDSIVRKFLNICENAEGAIAVHCKAGLGRTGTLIACYMMKHYRLTAAEAIAWIRICRPGSIIGPQQNFVEEKQNSLWAEGDVFREKMLNERENGKMAVTRILSGVDDITINGSNKNRGSKKEEMEMYNDEEERNGLTQGDKLRALKSKRQARSSSGSLSQVVVFCCSLMGTVWPMCCLPFKR